The endosymbiont of Bathymodiolus septemdierum str. Myojin knoll sequence ATATGGAGTGCTTTGATATCAGCCATACAATGGGTGAGGCAACAGTTGCATCGTGTGTGGTGTTTGAAAAAGGATTGCCAAAAGTCAAAAGATACCGTCAATTTAATATTAACAATATCACCCCAGGTGATGATTATGCGGCAATGAATCAAGTCGTTTTCCGACGCTATTCTCGTTTACTCAAAGATAAGCAGCCATTGCCAGATATTGTTTTCATTGACGGTGGCTTAGGGCAACTTAATCAAGCGATTATGGTGATGGACTCCATCGGCATTGAATCCATTCAATTGGTTGGCGTGGCAAAAGGCGAGGGAAGGAAAGCTGGACTTGAGACTTTGATTATGGTCACAGATGGCAAAACACAAAAAATCAACCTACATCCACAGGATCAGGCTTTAATGTTGGTCAACCATATCCGCGATGAGTCTCACCGTTTTGCCATTAAAAACCATCGTAAAAAACGCGGAAAAAAACGCACAACCTCTCCATTAGAGGGTATTGAAGGCGTAGGAAAGCAGCGTCGCAGCGCTTTACTTAATCATTTTGGTGGTTTGCAAGAAATACAAAAAGCATCAGTTAACGAAATTCAAAAAGTTAATGGCATCAGTCTTGCATTAGCGACTAAAATTGTAGAAAAATTACGAGGTTAAGATGATAATTAGAGTATTGATAACTATTTTTGTGATTGCTTATATTGTATGGTTTATCAGTAACCGTATTTTAGGTAAAAATCTTGGACTTGCAAAAGTCATTGCCGCGACTTTGGTGGTAGTTAGTATGATTTATTTAACACTTGGGATTTTGTCGCACTTGGTGGAAGGGGGTTAGTCCTTTTTAGATAAAACCAAGCAATTCAAATGCTGAGTTTTTTTAATTAACGCTTCGGATACATTGGTTAAGATTGCTAAATTGGATGCTTCCCACACGGGAATATCACGGTTATGATCACCCATATAGTCAAAACCTTTGTTGCCGAAACGCGCAATCAATCTGTTGGCTTTATTGTGTGAAGATAGGTTAAAGCTTTTATTGCTTGCCATGACATCATTAAATAATTTAAGGTGTTTGGCAATAGCAAGTGCATATAATTTGTGCGAGGCAGTGGCAAGAATAATTGTGTCACCTTGTTTTTTGCGTTTTTTGATGTAGTCAATCGTGGTTTGATTGTAGGGTAGTTTAGAGACATCAATATCAAAGCGTTTAACCAATTGTTCTTTGAGGTAGCCCTTGCCTTGAGCAAACCAGATGGGAAATAACAAAATTAACCAAGGGCGAGACTCTAGCACGCCTTTGGAAGATTCGTATAATAAATCAGTATTAATCAATGTACGATCCAAGTCAACAATTAAAGGTATCATTCTAGTTCACTCCATTTTTCATAATAGCACTCTAAATCGGATTCTAATCTTGCCAAGCGAATTAATGCATCTTGGGATTCAGGCAATTGGAAAAACTCAGGGTCGGATAATTGTTGTTGTATTTCGCCAATTTCAATCTCTGTTTTTTCGATTTTCTTAGGCAGTTTTTCTAATTCTTGCTGCTGCTTATAGGATAGTTTTTTCTTTGGTATGTTGTTAGATTCTTTAACCGCTTTCGGCTTATTTTTGACTTTGGTTGTATTATCTAAATCGTCCTGTTTTTGTAATAAATAATCGTCATAACCACCAGCATACTGCTGAATATCACCCTCACCTTCCATGACGATAGTAGAGCCAACCACATTATTTAAAAAAGTCCTATCATGTGAAATTAAAATCAAAGTGCCGGTATATTCCACCAACATTTCTTCAAGTAACTCTAAAGTCTCCACATCAAGGTCGTTAGTTGGTTCGTCGAGTACCAATAAATTAGCAGGTTGCGATAAAATTTTTGCCAACATTAGGCGATTTTTTTCACCACCAGAAAACATTTTAATCGGTGCCATCGCTTGCTTTCCCGTAAACAAAAACTGCCGTAAATAACCAATCACATGCTTACTTTTTCCACCGATATTAATATGGTCAGCGCCACCAGAAACAAAGTCCATTGCTTTCATATTTGGCTCTAACAGTTCACGCATTTGGTCGAAATACGCCAACTTAATCGTTTTAGAGCGACGAATAGAGCCACTGGTCGGCTGTAATTGGTCTAATAATAATTTAATAAAGGTGGATTTTCCTGAGCCATTGCCACCGATAATGCCGATTTTTTCACCTTTCAAAACCAACATAGAAAATTCTTTGATGAGTTGTAAATCGCCAATAGAATATGACATTTTTTTAACTTCAAACACCAGCTTAGAGGCGCGTTTTTCATCCTCTGCTACCGAATGTATTTTGACTTTTCCTTGCTTCTGACGGCGATTAATAAAATTGCTACGCATATCCTCTAAGGCGCGTACACGCCCCTCATTGCGAGTCCTTCTCGCCTTGATGCCTTGACGAATCCACACTTCTTCCTGGGCAAGTTTTTTATCAAATCGCTTGTTTGCCACCTCTTCTGAATTGAGTAAATTATCCTTGCGTTTGACATACGCCTTGTAACCGCATTCAAACACCGCCAAATTGCCGCGGTCAAGGTCAAAGACTTTATTAACAATCCCTGCCACAAAAGAGCGGTCGTGACTAATCAAAACCAGTGTTCCATGATAATCTTTCAGCATTTTTTCCAAGTCAAGAATTGCCGTAATATCCATATGGTTTGTCGGCTCGTCCAGCAACAAAACATTTGGCTCTTGAATTAACGCACGCGCCAACATCACTCGTCGTCGCCAGCCACCAGACAGCGTGGATAAAATCGCCTCAGGTTTCAAAGTAAAGCGATTCAACATACTTTCAATTTTATGCAAATGTTGCCAGCCGTCCAAACGGTCAATATCGGCTTGTAACTCCATCGCCTTATCCGATTCCCCCTCAGTCATCAAATACCGATACCGACTTAAAACCTCACCAATTTCCCCTAGTCCCTCAGCGACAATATCAAATAAATTCTTATCAACATCCTCAGGTGGCGTCTGTTCTAAATAACTAATCTTAACCCCGTTTTTAACTTTTAATTTCCCATCATCAGGCTCAATCACACCTGCCAACACTCGCATAAAAGTTGATTTTCCTTCGCCATTTCGTCCAATGAGTGCAATCTTATCGCCTTTTAAAATAGTAGCGCTCACTTCATTTAAAATTGGTTTTTCAGAAAAATTAAGGGAAATACTGTCTAGCGTGATTAGTGGCATAGGTTAAAATTATTTATTTTCAATGAACGAGGTTTACTGTGCGTTATTTTATTCAATTTTTACTGTTACTCGCGCTTATTAATCCAGTTAATGCTGAAAGTATTGAAGCGAATAGTTTTTCTAATGCCCAGCAAGAGCGTCGTTATCGTGTTTTAATTGATGAAATTCGTTGTCCTGTGTGCCAAGGGCAGAGTATCGGCGGCTCAAATGCGGGATTGGCTAAAGATTTAAGGGAAAAAGTCAGAGAATTAATTTTGACAGATAAAAGCAATGACGATATTCGTGACTTTATGGTGGCACGATATGGTAATTTTGTTGTCTTTAAGCCACCTGTTAATAAAAATACCTACCTATTATGGTCACTACCTTTTGTATTTTTAGCGTTTGGCTTGTTTCTTCTTATTCGCAATTTCGGTAACAGAAAAGTAGTGAAAAAAATCGACACCAGTAAAGCCAAAGCGTTATTAAAGTGAGTGAATTACACATCAGTACCAACGGTCGTGGCGCCGTTGAAATCACGCAACAAGTGAACGAATTGATAGAGGGTAATGCAAAATTGTGCCATCTATTTGTTGCCCACACTTCAGCATCGTTGATGATTACTGGCAATGAAGACCCGCAACTTTTACTGGATGTTGAGGATTATTTTCAAGCAAATGTAGCGGACGCAAATCCAAAATATCGCCACAATAACGAAGGCGATTTTGATATGTCAGGGCATATTCGATCTATTCTCACGGGTGAAGCCAAAACCATTCCTGTGATGAATGGTAAATTGGCATTGGGACAATTCCAAGGTTTGTATTTATACGAACATCGTGCTGGCAAAAATACCAGAAAATTGATTGTTACTTTATTATGAACAGCGAACAAGAACTCAGTGATTTAATGGTGCAAGCCTATAGTTATCAAAAGGCGGGGGATTTATCAAAAGCCATTCAGGCGTGGAATGGGCTACTTCAACACAAGGATGCAGATAAAGATTTAAAGGCGAATGCTTATTTGAGTTTGGGTAATTTACATCAGCAGCAGGGCAATGATGATTTGGCAATTGAAAGTATGTCAAATGCGATTAAAAGCAATCCCAACAGCAGTGAAGCCTATTTTTGTTTGGCGTATATGGCACAGGAAAAAGAAAATTTTGAAACAGCAATTGCGTATTTAGAGCAGGCATTAGCGTTAAATAATAAGGACAGCGGGGCGTTTAATAATTTGGGTAATTGCTATGATAGATTAGAAAAAACGCAAGAAGCGATTGATGCTTACACGCAGGCGGTAAAATTAGATGAAAATTACATTGCCGCAATTTACAATCGGGGCAATGCGTTTTTAAAATTAGCAAAAGACGATTTAGCACACAAAGATTTGTCAAAAGCGATAGAATTAGATGCAAATTTTTACCAAGCCTATTATAATCGAGGAATTTTACTAAAACGCATGGGCAAAATAGCAGAATCTGAACAAGATTTAACCACGGCAAAATCCTTAGCACAGCAGGATTTAGAAAGCCAAGAAGCGCAACGTGAAACACATTAAGTAAAGTATGAATATTCAAGAAAATAATACGCTAATTACCTATTTGTCCTCATTCAACGACATCATTTATACGCCCGAAAAATGTCAAAAACTCTTAGATAACGATACATTAGACATTGCATTGGTTACACTTAACAATGATATTGCTCAAGTCAAACAATTTTCAAAGATCTTTACTCAGTCTAATTACCAGACTGTGCAGATGCTTATTGAAAAAACTCAAACGCACCTCAACCAGCAAAAAAAGATCATACTAAATTTTTATATCCATTATTTCAAGTCTAATTCTATTATTGGTGACAAAGCCATTAGTCAGCATCCAGACTTAATTGTTGTTCTAGGTTGTAACCGCCCCAGTCTTGATAAGCGTATATCTTATGCTATTCAGATTGCCAATCAACATCCTAGCGTTCCTATTTTGTTAAGTGGTGGCGGTTTTAATATTAATATGACAGAGAGTGACTATATGCACAGTCAGCTCAAAAAATCTGGCATTAAAAACGAATTTATTTTAGAAACCTTATCTATGGATACTATTGCTAACGCCTTATTTTCAAAAATAATTCTGCGTCAATGTAATAAATTTAGCGCCATCAAAAATATTGAGATTATCACTTCTAAATTTCATCTACCTCGTGCTCTGTATTATTTCAAAACTATTTTTAATAGTTTAGAGTCTAAATCTACCTTTAATTTTTGTGCTCAAGGTCCCGCTACTTCTACTGATGCCCAAGTAGAATTTTTGTCTGACCACGAACTCTCTAGCGAATTAGACGCCATGCAAGCTCTTAGTGTATTTAATAACCCTAAAAACCACTCAATAGATGACATGCAAAGCTTAATAGAACTTTTGAAAAATCATAATCTATATCAGGCTCGCTATGATATTTTGCGAATACTATTGCCACACTGTTAAAGTTTTGTTGTCGTTTGCTTGTAAAATATCCATCTTGTAATAAAATTATAATAAATTTAAGAATAAAAAATGAATGAAGATAACAAGTTAGTAACAGAAAGAAAGTCAAAATTAGCCGCCTTGAGAGAGTTAGGCAATCCATTTGTTAATGACTTTCAGCCGAAGGATTTTGCCAAAGATGTTTCGGCATCTTATGGACAACTTTCTAAAGAAGAGCTAGATGAGAAAACTGTCGAAGTTTCAATGGCAGGGCGTATGATGCTTAAACGGGTGATGGGTAAAGCAAGTTTTGCGCATATTCAAGATAGCAGTGCTCAAATTCAGTTGTTTGTTACCCGCGACGAATTACCTGAGGGTTTTTATAACGAACAGTTCAAAAAATGGGATATCGGCGATATTATTGCCGTCAAAGGTGTGCTGTTTAAAACCCAAGTCGGCGAGTTGTCCGTGCGTGTCAAAGAAATCCAATTATTGACAAAATCACTACGACCATTGCCAGAAAAATTTCACGGACTCAGCGACCAAGAAATTCGTTATCGTCAACGCTATGTTGATTTAATTATGAACAAAGATGCTCGTGACACTTTCAAACGCCGCAGTCAAATCGTGAGTTACATCCGTAATTTTTTCAATGGCAATGACTTTATGGAAGTCGAAACGCCAATGTTGCACAGTATCCCAGGTGGTGCGACAGCCAAACCGTTCGAAACGCACCACAACTCATTAGACATGCAAATGTTTCTGCGTATTGCCCCTGAGTTATACTTAAAGCGCCTCATCGTCGGTGGTATGGATAGGGTGTTTGAAATCAATCGGTGCTTCAGAAACGAAGGCTTGTCCACCCGTCACAACCCAGAGTTTACCACCATCGAATTCTATCAAGCCTATGCTACTTACCACGATTTAATGGACACTACTGAAGATCTATTCAGAGGGGTTGCTATTGATGTTTGTGGCAATGCAATCGTTAATTACCAAGGCGATGAATTTGACTTTTCTAAACCTTTTGAACGCATCAGCGTCTTTGATGCAATCCTTAAATACAACCCAGATTTATCCTCTGATGACTTGAGCGAAGTTAATGCCACTGCCACCGCCAAAAAATTAGGGATTGATGTTAAAGACGCCTGGGGTCTGGGAAAAATTCAAATTGAAATTTTTGACGCAACGGTAGAAGAGCGGTTAATGCAGCCAACTTTTATCACCGAATACCCAACTGAAATTTCCCCACTCGCTCGTCGCAACGACGATAACCCATTCATTACCGACCGCTTTGAGTTGTTCATCGGTGGTCGTGAAATTGCCAACGGTTTCTCCGAGCTCAATGACGCCGAAGACCAAGCCG is a genomic window containing:
- a CDS encoding haloacid dehalogenase-like hydrolase, encoding MIPLIVDLDRTLINTDLLYESSKGVLESRPWLILLFPIWFAQGKGYLKEQLVKRFDIDVSKLPYNQTTIDYIKKRKKQGDTIILATASHKLYALAIAKHLKLFNDVMASNKSFNLSSHNKANRLIARFGNKGFDYMGDHNRDIPVWEASNLAILTNVSEALIKKTQHLNCLVLSKKD
- a CDS encoding ATP-binding cassette domain-containing protein translates to MPLITLDSISLNFSEKPILNEVSATILKGDKIALIGRNGEGKSTFMRVLAGVIEPDDGKLKVKNGVKISYLEQTPPEDVDKNLFDIVAEGLGEIGEVLSRYRYLMTEGESDKAMELQADIDRLDGWQHLHKIESMLNRFTLKPEAILSTLSGGWRRRVMLARALIQEPNVLLLDEPTNHMDITAILDLEKMLKDYHGTLVLISHDRSFVAGIVNKVFDLDRGNLAVFECGYKAYVKRKDNLLNSEEVANKRFDKKLAQEEVWIRQGIKARRTRNEGRVRALEDMRSNFINRRQKQGKVKIHSVAEDEKRASKLVFEVKKMSYSIGDLQLIKEFSMLVLKGEKIGIIGGNGSGKSTFIKLLLDQLQPTSGSIRRSKTIKLAYFDQMRELLEPNMKAMDFVSGGADHINIGGKSKHVIGYLRQFLFTGKQAMAPIKMFSGGEKNRLMLAKILSQPANLLVLDEPTNDLDVETLELLEEMLVEYTGTLILISHDRTFLNNVVGSTIVMEGEGDIQQYAGGYDDYLLQKQDDLDNTTKVKNKPKAVKESNNIPKKKLSYKQQQELEKLPKKIEKTEIEIGEIQQQLSDPEFFQLPESQDALIRLARLESDLECYYEKWSELE
- a CDS encoding cytochrome c-type biogenesis protein; the encoded protein is MRYFIQFLLLLALINPVNAESIEANSFSNAQQERRYRVLIDEIRCPVCQGQSIGGSNAGLAKDLREKVRELILTDKSNDDIRDFMVARYGNFVVFKPPVNKNTYLLWSLPFVFLAFGLFLLIRNFGNRKVVKKIDTSKAKALLK
- a CDS encoding secondary thiamine-phosphate synthase enzyme YjbQ; translation: MSELHISTNGRGAVEITQQVNELIEGNAKLCHLFVAHTSASLMITGNEDPQLLLDVEDYFQANVADANPKYRHNNEGDFDMSGHIRSILTGEAKTIPVMNGKLALGQFQGLYLYEHRAGKNTRKLIVTLL
- a CDS encoding tetratricopeptide repeat protein; amino-acid sequence: MNSEQELSDLMVQAYSYQKAGDLSKAIQAWNGLLQHKDADKDLKANAYLSLGNLHQQQGNDDLAIESMSNAIKSNPNSSEAYFCLAYMAQEKENFETAIAYLEQALALNNKDSGAFNNLGNCYDRLEKTQEAIDAYTQAVKLDENYIAAIYNRGNAFLKLAKDDLAHKDLSKAIELDANFYQAYYNRGILLKRMGKIAESEQDLTTAKSLAQQDLESQEAQRETH
- a CDS encoding YdcF family protein — its product is MNIQENNTLITYLSSFNDIIYTPEKCQKLLDNDTLDIALVTLNNDIAQVKQFSKIFTQSNYQTVQMLIEKTQTHLNQQKKIILNFYIHYFKSNSIIGDKAISQHPDLIVVLGCNRPSLDKRISYAIQIANQHPSVPILLSGGGFNINMTESDYMHSQLKKSGIKNEFILETLSMDTIANALFSKIILRQCNKFSAIKNIEIITSKFHLPRALYYFKTIFNSLESKSTFNFCAQGPATSTDAQVEFLSDHELSSELDAMQALSVFNNPKNHSIDDMQSLIELLKNHNLYQARYDILRILLPHC
- the lysS gene encoding lysine--tRNA ligase, translated to MNEDNKLVTERKSKLAALRELGNPFVNDFQPKDFAKDVSASYGQLSKEELDEKTVEVSMAGRMMLKRVMGKASFAHIQDSSAQIQLFVTRDELPEGFYNEQFKKWDIGDIIAVKGVLFKTQVGELSVRVKEIQLLTKSLRPLPEKFHGLSDQEIRYRQRYVDLIMNKDARDTFKRRSQIVSYIRNFFNGNDFMEVETPMLHSIPGGATAKPFETHHNSLDMQMFLRIAPELYLKRLIVGGMDRVFEINRCFRNEGLSTRHNPEFTTIEFYQAYATYHDLMDTTEDLFRGVAIDVCGNAIVNYQGDEFDFSKPFERISVFDAILKYNPDLSSDDLSEVNATATAKKLGIDVKDAWGLGKIQIEIFDATVEERLMQPTFITEYPTEISPLARRNDDNPFITDRFELFIGGREIANGFSELNDAEDQAERFRKQVEEKDAGDDEAMHYDADYIRALEYGMPPTAGEGIGIDRMVMLFTDSPSIRDVLLFPQMKSEC